In Pedobacter sp. W3I1, one DNA window encodes the following:
- a CDS encoding type II toxin-antitoxin system Phd/YefM family antitoxin, producing MKAVTISSLRTNMKGYFDEVSATEDVLIIPRNNNEDDAVVVISIKEYNALTETAHLMSTEVNRKRLEKSMESLKNGRIKQFSLEDEKSVEL from the coding sequence ATGAAAGCAGTAACTATTTCTTCTCTGAGAACAAATATGAAAGGCTATTTTGACGAAGTAAGTGCTACAGAGGATGTTTTGATTATTCCACGAAATAATAATGAAGATGATGCCGTTGTAGTCATTTCTATTAAAGAATATAATGCGCTTACTGAAACTGCCCATTTAATGTCGACAGAAGTAAACCGTAAAAGATTAGAGAAATCCATGGAAAGTTTGAAAAACGGCAGGATTAAGCAGTTTTCATTAGAAGATGAAAAATCAGTTGAGCTTTAA
- a CDS encoding Txe/YoeB family addiction module toxin → MNIIFTEEGWEDFEYWMDNDEEAERKVRALLKDITRTPFHGLGKPEALKHNLKGFWSRRITGEHRLVYQISGTKGKDQQCAVIQCRFHYNK, encoded by the coding sequence ATGAATATAATATTTACGGAAGAAGGCTGGGAAGATTTTGAATACTGGATGGACAATGATGAGGAAGCAGAAAGAAAAGTAAGGGCACTCCTGAAAGATATAACAAGAACACCATTTCACGGTTTGGGAAAACCGGAAGCTTTAAAGCATAATTTAAAGGGGTTTTGGTCGAGGCGGATTACAGGAGAGCATCGTCTGGTTTATCAAATTTCGGGTACCAAAGGTAAAGATCAACAATGCGCAGTTATTCAATGCCGGTTCCACTACAATAAATAG
- a CDS encoding RagB/SusD family nutrient uptake outer membrane protein — protein MKKIINILSGAAILGGLMIFPTSCKKSFLDEEVVNARTTADFVTTDGLDGLTIGMYQSLKFHFNYTWAYTTSNYGVDEFTVGGDRTEQMWNSYDASLNSLNADVASVWDNMYENINSANILIKNVPLYYQGTSKNTRLGEGYFMRAFDYFKLVKQYGGVPLRLEAQDFIQEEFSRNSAKEVYEQVIQDFTQAYNFLPATVTETGRITKWAAAHFLAKAYLFRASEINNAWNSDTKTADLQNAVKYADLVINSGQHTLATNFSDLWNFTTIDGANETNKEIILAAQFSGNTATQGRYGNQVHLYYPSIYQNLPGMQRDIPGDREFQRLRSTDYALDVFDRVNDSRFWKSFKTRYLCNRPAAAPLWTAGTAPTPDLVGKAKFAGGEESILYIVNNAGDTRYTPAVASANPALPTDIGRRKPSMYVRYFAGQPQSYLGGHGNYGVSQFVALSKFMDGSRNAVASQFGQRDGILARLAETYLIAAEAYGRMGQFAQAIPYLNKVRDRAAYKEGEDRSAYVDGGASYKNNAAANTAPFVSYSDKNSYFESNNLTATTATTLTSMHLNSEADIFNSNKEFYDKIGATSQENKFTAFILNERSRELMGELLRWEDLARTKTLVARTTAFNDEAKPSESKHYLRPIPQSFLDVIKSGGAALTPAQKQAMQNPGW, from the coding sequence ATGAAAAAGATTATAAATATATTATCGGGTGCTGCAATATTAGGAGGATTGATGATTTTTCCTACTTCTTGCAAAAAAAGCTTCTTAGATGAAGAAGTTGTTAATGCCCGTACCACTGCAGATTTTGTCACAACTGATGGCCTCGACGGTTTAACCATAGGCATGTACCAAAGTTTAAAATTTCACTTTAATTATACCTGGGCATACACTACATCCAACTATGGAGTGGATGAATTTACCGTTGGTGGAGATAGAACAGAACAAATGTGGAACTCTTACGACGCAAGTTTAAATTCTCTTAATGCGGATGTGGCCAGTGTATGGGATAATATGTACGAAAACATAAATTCGGCTAATATTCTCATCAAAAACGTGCCATTGTATTATCAGGGTACAAGTAAAAACACCCGCCTGGGCGAAGGTTATTTTATGCGTGCTTTCGATTATTTTAAACTGGTAAAACAGTATGGTGGTGTTCCGTTGAGGTTAGAAGCACAGGATTTCATCCAGGAAGAATTTTCCAGAAACAGTGCAAAAGAAGTATATGAGCAAGTAATTCAAGATTTCACCCAGGCTTATAACTTTTTGCCGGCTACGGTAACAGAAACCGGCCGGATTACCAAATGGGCAGCTGCACATTTTTTGGCAAAAGCATACTTATTCCGTGCAAGCGAAATAAACAATGCCTGGAATAGCGATACCAAAACTGCTGATTTACAAAATGCAGTAAAATATGCCGACCTGGTGATTAACAGCGGTCAGCATACCCTGGCAACCAATTTTAGCGATTTATGGAATTTCACCACCATTGATGGAGCGAACGAAACCAACAAAGAGATCATATTAGCCGCACAGTTCTCTGGCAATACAGCTACTCAGGGGCGTTATGGTAACCAGGTACATTTGTATTATCCGTCTATTTATCAAAATTTACCAGGTATGCAACGCGATATCCCTGGCGATCGTGAATTCCAGCGTTTAAGGTCTACAGATTATGCCCTCGATGTTTTCGACCGTGTAAACGACTCAAGGTTTTGGAAAAGCTTTAAAACACGTTATTTATGCAATAGGCCTGCCGCAGCACCACTTTGGACAGCTGGAACAGCCCCAACGCCAGATCTTGTAGGTAAAGCAAAATTTGCTGGCGGCGAAGAATCTATTTTATATATTGTTAACAATGCGGGCGATACCAGGTATACACCAGCCGTTGCAAGTGCAAACCCTGCACTTCCCACCGATATTGGCCGCCGTAAACCAAGTATGTATGTTAGGTATTTTGCTGGCCAACCGCAAAGTTATTTGGGTGGACATGGAAATTATGGTGTGAGCCAGTTTGTTGCTTTATCTAAATTTATGGATGGCTCAAGAAATGCTGTAGCCTCTCAATTTGGTCAACGAGATGGTATTTTAGCCCGCCTGGCAGAAACCTATTTAATTGCAGCTGAAGCTTACGGACGAATGGGCCAGTTTGCACAGGCCATTCCATACCTAAATAAAGTTAGAGACCGTGCAGCTTATAAAGAAGGTGAAGATAGATCAGCATATGTAGATGGTGGTGCTTCGTATAAAAACAATGCTGCTGCAAACACAGCGCCATTTGTTTCATACTCTGATAAAAACAGCTATTTCGAGTCGAATAACCTAACCGCTACAACTGCCACTACCCTAACCAGTATGCACTTAAACAGCGAAGCTGATATATTTAACTCCAACAAAGAATTTTACGATAAAATTGGCGCTACCTCTCAGGAAAATAAGTTCACCGCTTTTATTTTAAACGAACGCTCTAGAGAGCTCATGGGCGAGTTATTGCGTTGGGAGGATTTGGCCAGAACCAAAACATTGGTAGCCAGAACCACCGCCTTTAACGATGAAGCAAAACCTTCAGAGAGCAAACATTACCTGCGCCCTATCCCTCAAAGTTTCCTAGATGTAATTAAGAGCGGTGGAGCTGCATTAACACCTGCACAAAAACAAGCGATGCAAAATCCAGGTTGGTAA
- a CDS encoding TonB-dependent receptor, giving the protein MDLNFYPENLKRRKGSSYKKILITGMSALCLLCVANTANADAANRKATLATVGTNISMSKRDVNLKGKIVDEKGETLVGVSIKVKGTTIVASTDANGAFSITIPSTVSNPVLVVSYIGYTTQEVPVDGKTTISIQLKSSTNDLDEVVVVGYNTVKKSDLTGAVVSVGAEQIRSRPVQNALQAIQGKAAGVDVTLNERPGQIGSILIRGMRSINASNSPLYVVDGIPFAAGGIEAINPNDIESIDILKDASATAIYGSKGANGVVLITTKKGKAGRLTLDYVGTATIETIQDRTQMMNAAEYIEFRRDAYRRIGYLNPAAQPNTTYPTVPTQADDNRIFPNDSYVTANIAQGWQNGVYNGSLVPTTDWTDLVTRTGITQDHVLSASGGTDKLKAYGSFGYLNQIGTELGQDYERYTSKVSVELNPVKWFKMGANITASYGLQNYGFATGNATGPSSLYGAAQGMLPVAVPYDVNGNRINLPGADINIQNPVGEDQYNINLRKVLRTIGSFYAEVSLLKGLKYRINFGPDFYNNYNGRYQDAKSINRGAGESGSTNYAQLNQSNRFAYTLDHLIYYDKTIKKHNFGVTLLQSSSLFKEETSSMTGTKIPLSNPLWYGLGGANIPSLDAFSTDLNKNTLISYMGRVNYSFNSKYLLTASARWDGASQLAEGNKWDFFPSTAIAWRIDQEDFLKNIKWIDQLKLRLGVGSVGNSAITYGTTLGKLQPLTYTFGGSVQTGYVASDASLADPPTLPNKLLGWEHTLQYNLGLDFSIVKGRISGSLDLYKSNTVDLLLSKPISSINGYTRSFDNIGETKNRGIDLTLSTINVKAKDFSWSSNLSFSASKDEVTKLANGDDIQTSLFIGQRVRVAYDFVKDGIWQNTPEDLAEMAKFNANLPAASAFKPGSIRVRDLNNDYKIDANNDRIIRGSYTPSWTGGITNTFNYKNFDLSIFIIARYNFLIATGAESLQGRFAQRLVDYWTPTNPTNDYPAPNYGSAAGDPYRSSMNYQDGSFVKIRNISLGYYFPEKIAKKLALSKLRVYAQAINPGLIYSNVGWVDPDSGISSNNSVTSTFNRGVVFGVNVSL; this is encoded by the coding sequence ATGGATCTTAATTTTTATCCAGAAAATCTAAAGCGACGAAAAGGCTCTTCGTACAAAAAAATCCTGATTACGGGTATGTCGGCATTATGCCTACTCTGTGTCGCGAATACTGCAAATGCAGATGCGGCCAACCGTAAAGCAACACTGGCAACTGTAGGTACAAACATTTCAATGAGCAAACGAGATGTAAACCTCAAGGGAAAAATTGTTGATGAAAAGGGCGAAACCTTAGTTGGCGTTAGTATAAAAGTAAAAGGTACTACTATTGTGGCTTCAACAGATGCTAATGGTGCCTTCTCCATTACTATTCCATCAACGGTGAGCAACCCGGTTTTGGTGGTTTCATACATTGGATATACTACACAAGAAGTGCCTGTTGATGGAAAAACAACAATCAGCATTCAATTAAAAAGTTCGACCAATGATTTAGATGAAGTTGTGGTTGTAGGTTACAACACAGTTAAAAAAAGTGATTTGACCGGAGCCGTGGTAAGTGTGGGTGCAGAACAAATAAGATCAAGACCTGTTCAAAATGCACTACAGGCTATTCAGGGTAAAGCTGCCGGTGTAGATGTTACTTTAAATGAGCGTCCTGGTCAAATCGGTTCCATTTTAATCAGAGGAATGCGTTCTATAAATGCCAGCAATTCTCCGCTTTATGTGGTAGATGGTATTCCGTTTGCTGCAGGTGGTATCGAAGCCATTAATCCGAACGACATTGAATCTATCGATATTTTAAAGGATGCTTCCGCTACAGCCATTTATGGCTCGAAAGGTGCAAATGGTGTTGTTTTAATTACCACCAAAAAAGGTAAAGCTGGCAGGTTAACATTAGATTACGTTGGAACAGCAACTATTGAGACCATCCAGGATAGAACACAAATGATGAATGCGGCAGAATATATTGAGTTTCGTCGTGACGCATACCGTCGTATTGGTTACTTAAATCCCGCGGCCCAACCAAATACGACATATCCTACTGTGCCTACGCAAGCAGATGATAACCGTATCTTCCCGAATGATAGTTACGTAACGGCAAACATTGCTCAAGGTTGGCAAAATGGGGTTTATAATGGCAGCCTGGTACCTACAACCGATTGGACGGATTTGGTTACCCGAACGGGCATTACACAAGACCATGTATTAAGTGCCAGCGGTGGTACCGATAAATTAAAAGCTTATGGCTCTTTTGGTTACTTAAACCAGATCGGTACAGAACTTGGTCAGGATTACGAGCGTTATACCTCTAAAGTAAGTGTAGAGCTAAATCCAGTAAAGTGGTTTAAAATGGGCGCAAACATCACCGCATCTTACGGCTTACAGAATTATGGCTTTGCTACAGGTAATGCAACCGGACCAAGTAGTTTGTACGGAGCAGCACAAGGCATGTTACCCGTTGCAGTTCCTTATGATGTAAATGGTAATCGGATCAATTTGCCTGGTGCTGATATTAATATTCAGAATCCTGTAGGCGAAGATCAGTACAATATCAATTTGCGCAAAGTATTAAGAACAATCGGATCTTTTTATGCAGAGGTAAGTTTATTAAAGGGATTAAAATACCGCATTAATTTTGGACCTGATTTTTACAACAATTACAATGGCAGGTATCAGGATGCCAAATCAATCAATCGCGGCGCTGGTGAATCAGGTTCTACCAATTATGCTCAACTTAACCAAAGCAACAGATTTGCTTATACGCTAGATCATTTAATTTACTATGACAAAACCATAAAAAAACATAATTTCGGAGTTACTTTATTACAGAGTTCATCTCTTTTTAAAGAAGAAACTTCGTCGATGACGGGTACAAAAATCCCATTAAGCAACCCACTTTGGTATGGCTTAGGTGGTGCTAATATTCCAAGTTTAGATGCGTTTAGTACCGATTTAAATAAAAACACCCTTATATCATACATGGGTAGAGTGAATTATAGTTTTAACAGTAAATATCTTTTAACCGCTTCGGCCCGTTGGGATGGTGCTTCCCAATTAGCGGAAGGAAATAAATGGGATTTCTTCCCTTCTACTGCAATTGCGTGGCGCATTGATCAGGAAGATTTCTTGAAAAATATCAAATGGATCGATCAGCTTAAACTCCGCTTAGGTGTGGGTAGTGTAGGTAATTCGGCGATTACTTATGGTACTACATTAGGCAAACTACAGCCCCTCACCTATACTTTTGGTGGTTCGGTACAAACCGGATATGTTGCCTCTGATGCATCACTTGCAGACCCGCCAACCTTACCAAATAAATTGTTAGGCTGGGAACATACCTTACAATATAATTTAGGTTTAGATTTCAGTATTGTAAAAGGAAGAATCAGTGGTTCGTTAGACTTATACAAATCAAATACCGTCGATCTCCTTTTGTCTAAACCTATTTCTTCGATTAATGGTTATACCCGATCTTTCGATAACATAGGAGAAACGAAAAACCGCGGTATCGATTTAACTTTAAGCACCATTAATGTTAAAGCCAAAGATTTTAGCTGGTCTTCAAACCTGAGCTTTTCTGCCAGTAAAGATGAAGTAACAAAATTGGCCAATGGAGATGATATCCAAACCTCATTATTTATAGGTCAAAGGGTTAGGGTGGCATACGATTTTGTTAAAGATGGCATTTGGCAAAATACCCCGGAAGATTTAGCAGAAATGGCAAAGTTTAATGCTAACCTACCGGCAGCAAGTGCTTTTAAACCAGGCAGCATTAGGGTCAGGGATTTAAATAATGATTATAAAATTGATGCCAACAACGACAGAATCATAAGAGGAAGTTATACCCCAAGCTGGACAGGTGGTATCACCAATACCTTTAATTACAAAAACTTCGACCTTTCTATTTTCATTATCGCGAGATATAATTTCTTAATTGCTACGGGTGCAGAATCGCTTCAGGGCCGTTTTGCACAGCGTTTAGTTGATTATTGGACGCCAACCAATCCAACAAACGATTATCCTGCTCCAAATTACGGAAGTGCTGCCGGCGATCCTTACAGAAGTTCGATGAATTACCAGGATGGATCTTTTGTAAAAATCAGGAATATCTCGTTAGGCTATTATTTCCCAGAAAAAATTGCTAAAAAATTAGCGCTATCGAAATTAAGGGTATATGCACAAGCCATTAATCCGGGTTTAATTTACTCTAATGTTGGCTGGGTCGATCCTGATTCGGGCATCTCATCCAACAATTCCGTTACCTCAACTTTTAACAGAGGTGTAGTATTTGGTGTTAATGTTAGCCTTTAA
- a CDS encoding protein-disulfide reductase DsbD has product MISLKKTCLGLLFCCAISLNGYTQDSSGTDDLTFTEIKPEAVDSTIKTTDTVAKIAAAIPVTVQQTVAPSKEEHKTLWGIFIAGFVGGLAALLMPCIFPMLPLTVSFFTKGSEKGKAFRRAALYGFFIILIYVVLGLLVTIIFGADALNSLSTNGVFNFFFFLLLVVFAASFLGAFEITLPSSWVNKMDANSDKGGIAGLFFMAGTLALVSFSCTGPIIGTLLVQAATTGALLGPAIGMFGFSLALAIPFALFALFPSAMNKLPKSGGWLNSVKVVLGFLELAFALKFLSNVDLAYHWEWFDREIFLSLWIVIFGLMGIYLLGKLKFSHDSPLAFISVPRLFLATIVLAFTVYLIPGMWGAPLRSVSAFLPPQETQDFDLYTASLLAGKQTAINDGPHKYADKFHAPLKLNAYFDYNEGLAAAKKLNKPILIDFTGHACVNCRKMEANVWPDKDVYKMISNDYVLIQLYVDDKTELAPADIVVTPEGRKLNTIGKKWSDLQARKFQSNSQPFYVLLDPKKEALLVQPQGADYEIANYKKFLASGLNAFQ; this is encoded by the coding sequence ATGATATCCTTAAAGAAAACCTGTCTCGGGTTGCTGTTCTGTTGTGCTATATCCTTAAACGGATATACGCAGGATAGCTCCGGTACCGACGACCTCACTTTTACAGAGATTAAGCCGGAAGCCGTTGATAGCACCATTAAAACAACTGATACTGTTGCTAAAATAGCTGCGGCCATACCTGTTACCGTTCAACAAACTGTTGCTCCATCAAAAGAAGAACACAAAACCCTGTGGGGAATTTTTATTGCAGGTTTTGTTGGCGGTTTAGCAGCCTTGCTCATGCCCTGTATCTTCCCCATGTTGCCCCTTACAGTAAGTTTTTTCACCAAGGGATCAGAAAAAGGAAAAGCCTTTCGGCGTGCAGCATTGTATGGTTTTTTCATTATCCTCATTTATGTAGTGCTTGGGCTGTTGGTCACGATAATTTTTGGTGCCGATGCCTTAAACAGTTTATCTACCAACGGAGTATTCAATTTCTTTTTCTTCTTATTGCTGGTTGTTTTTGCGGCTTCATTTTTAGGTGCTTTCGAAATCACCCTACCCTCTTCCTGGGTAAATAAAATGGACGCTAATTCAGACAAAGGCGGCATTGCAGGATTGTTTTTTATGGCCGGGACATTGGCCTTAGTATCTTTCTCTTGCACCGGTCCCATTATAGGTACGTTATTGGTGCAGGCGGCAACAACGGGTGCTTTATTAGGGCCCGCAATAGGCATGTTTGGCTTTTCTTTGGCACTGGCTATTCCTTTCGCCCTGTTTGCACTCTTTCCATCTGCTATGAACAAACTGCCTAAATCTGGTGGTTGGTTAAACAGCGTTAAAGTAGTACTGGGCTTTCTGGAGTTGGCTTTTGCACTAAAATTTTTAAGCAATGTAGATCTGGCCTATCACTGGGAGTGGTTTGACAGGGAAATATTCTTAAGCCTTTGGATTGTAATTTTTGGGTTGATGGGCATTTATCTTTTGGGTAAGCTCAAGTTTTCGCACGATAGTCCGCTGGCTTTTATCTCTGTACCAAGGCTTTTCCTGGCTACTATAGTATTGGCTTTTACTGTTTATTTAATCCCAGGTATGTGGGGAGCACCATTGCGCAGTGTTTCGGCTTTCTTGCCACCACAGGAAACACAGGATTTCGACCTGTATACTGCGAGCTTATTGGCTGGAAAACAGACAGCAATAAATGATGGTCCACATAAATACGCAGATAAATTTCATGCGCCATTAAAGCTGAATGCTTATTTCGATTATAATGAGGGTTTGGCTGCAGCTAAAAAGCTGAACAAACCTATACTAATCGATTTTACCGGTCATGCTTGCGTAAACTGCAGAAAAATGGAAGCCAATGTTTGGCCAGACAAAGACGTGTACAAAATGATCAGCAATGATTATGTACTCATTCAGCTGTATGTGGATGATAAAACAGAACTGGCTCCGGCGGATATAGTTGTTACTCCCGAGGGAAGAAAGCTTAACACCATTGGCAAGAAATGGAGTGATCTGCAGGCCAGAAAATTCCAGTCCAATTCGCAGCCATTCTATGTACTGCTCGATCCTAAAAAAGAAGCACTACTGGTACAACCACAGGGGGCAGATTACGAAATAGCAAATTATAAAAAGTTTCTGGCAAGTGGATTAAACGCTTTTCAATAA
- a CDS encoding protein-disulfide reductase DsbD domain-containing protein has translation MKKIIFLFCTVCLINLSAYSQILKPVTWSYAAKKTGPNTATVFIKANVDQGWHLYSQFVKDGGPVKTTFTFPSSAHYTLVGKTTEPKAITKFESTFKMDVSYFEKSVVFQQKVKLKSKTATIKGNVEFMVCDDKQCLPPEQVDFSIPVK, from the coding sequence ATGAAAAAAATCATCTTTTTGTTCTGTACCGTATGCCTGATTAACCTTAGTGCATATAGCCAAATTTTAAAACCGGTAACCTGGAGTTATGCAGCAAAAAAAACCGGGCCAAATACGGCTACTGTTTTCATCAAGGCCAATGTAGACCAGGGCTGGCACCTCTATTCGCAATTTGTTAAAGATGGAGGTCCTGTTAAAACAACCTTTACTTTTCCATCATCAGCCCATTATACCCTGGTTGGAAAAACAACTGAACCAAAAGCGATAACCAAATTCGAATCTACTTTTAAAATGGATGTGAGCTATTTTGAAAAATCGGTAGTATTTCAACAAAAAGTGAAACTAAAAAGTAAAACCGCAACTATTAAAGGCAATGTAGAGTTTATGGTATGCGACGATAAGCAATGTTTACCACCTGAACAGGTCGATTTTAGTATTCCTGTAAAATAA
- a CDS encoding PLP-dependent cysteine synthase family protein gives MTTITANKMTSAMEGKFEHLSLLVGNTPMLELTYTYQGSTGKIYVKCEHYNLTGSIKDRMALYTLKKAYAEGKIKAGDRIVEATSGNTGIAFAAIGKALGHPVTIIMPNWLSKERIDIIKSLGADILLVSKEEGGFIGSIKLAEEMAMNNPDIFLPKQFENIANPEAHEHTTGKEIWEQLRLKNLSPDAFVAGVGTGGTIMGVGNFLRKQNSNIKIHPLEPAESPTLTTGYKVGSHRIQGISDEFIPEIVKLSELDEVVQVNDGDAILMAQKLAQKLGLAVGISSGANVIGAIKQQRKMGIESCVVTIFSDSNKKYLSTDLMRVEPVKRGYITPEVDFLDYQAFSRLH, from the coding sequence ATGACCACAATAACAGCAAACAAAATGACTTCTGCCATGGAGGGAAAATTTGAACATTTATCACTTCTGGTTGGTAATACCCCAATGCTTGAGCTTACTTATACTTATCAGGGAAGCACAGGTAAAATCTATGTTAAATGTGAACATTATAATCTAACCGGCAGTATTAAAGACAGGATGGCACTTTACACCTTAAAAAAAGCTTATGCTGAAGGTAAAATTAAAGCCGGAGACCGCATAGTTGAGGCCACCAGCGGCAACACCGGGATTGCATTTGCTGCCATCGGTAAAGCCCTGGGGCACCCGGTTACCATCATTATGCCAAACTGGTTGAGTAAAGAGCGCATCGACATTATTAAAAGTTTAGGTGCCGATATTCTTCTGGTGAGCAAAGAAGAAGGTGGTTTTATCGGAAGCATTAAACTTGCAGAAGAGATGGCCATGAACAACCCCGATATTTTTTTACCAAAACAGTTCGAAAATATAGCCAATCCAGAAGCACACGAACATACCACTGGCAAAGAAATATGGGAACAGTTGCGTTTGAAAAACCTTTCGCCTGATGCTTTTGTTGCCGGCGTAGGTACCGGAGGAACCATTATGGGTGTAGGTAATTTTTTAAGAAAGCAAAATTCTAACATCAAAATACATCCACTAGAACCTGCAGAATCGCCAACATTAACCACAGGTTATAAAGTAGGAAGCCATAGAATCCAGGGCATTTCTGATGAGTTTATCCCCGAAATTGTTAAGCTAAGCGAACTGGATGAAGTAGTACAGGTAAACGATGGCGATGCCATACTAATGGCACAAAAACTAGCCCAGAAACTTGGTTTAGCCGTAGGCATATCATCGGGCGCTAATGTAATAGGCGCCATAAAACAACAGCGAAAAATGGGAATTGAAAGCTGTGTAGTAACCATCTTTTCTGATAGCAATAAGAAATATTTAAGTACCGATTTAATGAGGGTAGAACCTGTTAAAAGAGGATACATTACCCCTGAAGTAGATTTCCTGGATTACCAGGCCTTTAGCAGATTACATTAA
- a CDS encoding Lrp/AsnC family transcriptional regulator, which translates to MIHGDLDQTDIEILKLLQHDAALTHKEVSLKLHKSIATIHERIRRLKEQGYIKRIVAILDRKKINRNLIAFSHVLLKEHTAKTLIEFETEVSKFSEVMECLQMTGAHDFILRIATKDMDAYHEFLRNKLATLPNITTVQSYFVLSEPKSETAYPL; encoded by the coding sequence ATGATACACGGGGATTTAGACCAGACTGATATAGAAATATTAAAATTGCTGCAACATGATGCCGCTTTGACCCATAAAGAAGTATCGTTAAAGTTGCATAAGTCAATAGCCACCATACATGAACGCATAAGAAGGTTAAAGGAACAAGGTTACATTAAAAGAATTGTGGCCATTCTCGATCGGAAAAAAATCAACAGAAACCTGATCGCCTTTTCTCATGTATTGTTGAAGGAGCACACGGCTAAAACCTTGATCGAATTTGAAACCGAAGTTTCTAAGTTTAGTGAGGTAATGGAATGTTTGCAGATGACCGGGGCACACGATTTTATTCTCCGCATCGCAACCAAAGATATGGATGCCTACCACGAATTTCTACGGAATAAACTGGCGACACTGCCCAATATTACCACCGTTCAAAGCTACTTTGTGCTCTCAGAACCGAAAAGTGAAACTGCATATCCTTTGTAA
- a CDS encoding DUF3526 domain-containing protein, producing the protein MKKSIYNLEFKLFFRNSSSWIGIIVLLTAGCAGLYFGKTFIANQQAVIEKAAILQKKNTLNNIDHFGKDIGLLFYHNKFSLANAPNPWAAFANGQRDINPYLISVSMLGLEGQLYDTDISNPVSLLLGNMDLSFVFIFLFPLVIVAFTYNLLSEQKESGLWLLLRAQTNQSFQVIWQKFLVRVAVILAVAILLLFIAMFYLQLSVDFTFFSVTALLIFYLAFWFAVSFFVISLAKSSNFNASALVAVWVLICIVIPASLNLFLTRKYPVPEALQHVINQREGYHEKWDMAKEITMKPFFEHYPELKKYPFPKDKTFSWFWYYAMQQMGDDQAAGSRLAIENKLALRQRFTNRLAFFFPTIQTQLGVNKMAASDLNTHLDFQQAVRKYHEQIRLHFYPVIFLNKTVDSTDIKDYKLEKYSPQQTSSVWVNLLSVSILTVILIGATAYNFKREKQF; encoded by the coding sequence ATGAAAAAAAGTATATATAACCTCGAATTTAAACTGTTTTTCAGAAACAGTTCCTCATGGATAGGCATCATTGTGCTATTGACTGCAGGCTGTGCCGGTTTATATTTTGGTAAAACATTTATAGCAAACCAACAGGCAGTAATTGAAAAAGCAGCAATACTGCAAAAGAAAAATACCCTCAATAATATTGATCATTTTGGTAAAGATATTGGACTGCTGTTTTACCACAATAAGTTTTCATTGGCTAATGCACCCAATCCCTGGGCTGCTTTTGCCAACGGGCAACGCGATATTAATCCCTATTTAATTTCGGTAAGTATGCTGGGGCTCGAAGGGCAACTTTACGATACAGACATTAGTAACCCTGTGAGCTTACTTTTGGGCAATATGGACCTGAGTTTTGTATTTATCTTTTTATTTCCCCTGGTCATTGTTGCCTTCACTTACAACCTGCTTTCGGAGCAAAAAGAAAGCGGGCTTTGGTTGTTGTTAAGGGCACAAACCAATCAATCGTTTCAGGTAATCTGGCAAAAGTTTTTAGTCAGGGTAGCGGTAATCTTGGCTGTCGCCATATTATTGCTCTTTATTGCCATGTTTTACCTGCAATTATCTGTAGATTTTACATTTTTTTCAGTTACCGCATTGCTCATATTTTATCTGGCATTCTGGTTTGCCGTTTCATTTTTTGTTATTTCGTTAGCCAAATCATCTAACTTTAATGCATCGGCATTGGTTGCTGTTTGGGTACTCATCTGTATTGTAATCCCTGCATCACTCAATCTTTTTTTAACCCGGAAGTACCCGGTACCCGAAGCTTTGCAGCATGTGATTAACCAACGAGAGGGCTATCACGAAAAATGGGATATGGCTAAAGAAATAACCATGAAACCTTTTTTTGAACATTATCCTGAGCTAAAGAAATATCCATTTCCAAAAGATAAAACCTTTAGCTGGTTCTGGTATTATGCTATGCAGCAAATGGGCGATGACCAGGCAGCTGGAAGCAGGTTGGCGATTGAAAATAAACTGGCTTTAAGACAACGTTTTACCAATAGGCTTGCATTTTTCTTTCCCACCATACAAACTCAATTGGGCGTTAATAAAATGGCAGCTTCAGATCTCAATACTCATCTCGATTTCCAACAGGCGGTTAGAAAATATCATGAACAAATCCGGTTACATTTTTACCCGGTTATTTTTCTGAATAAAACGGTTGACAGTACAGATATTAAGGATTATAAACTGGAAAAATATAGTCCGCAGCAAACGTCTTCAGTTTGGGTTAATTTGCTGTCGGTATCAATATTAACAGTAATTCTAATTGGCGCAACGGCTTATAACTTTAAAAGGGAAAAGCAGTTTTAG